From Vibrio splendidus, a single genomic window includes:
- a CDS encoding cytochrome ubiquinol oxidase subunit I, with translation MFDVVELSRLQFALTAMFHFLFVPLTIGMSCLLAIMESIYVLTGKQIYQDMTRFWGKLFGINFALGVTTGLTMEFQFGTNWSYYSHYVGDIFGAPLAIEALVAFFLESTFVGLFFFGWERLSKRQHLVVTWLVALGSSFSALWILVANGWMQNPIGSEFNYQTMRMEMTSFAEVVLNPVAQVKFLHTVASAYTCGSMFILGVSSYYLLKGRDIAFAKRSFAVAASFGIASIISVIVLGDESGYELGDVQKVKLAAIEAEWHTEPAPAAFTLFGLPNQEEGKTDFAVKIPYVMGIIATRSLDEQVTGLHDLRDQHLVRIRNGIIAYDLLERLRAGDTSDETEQAFDQTKHDLGYGLLLKRYTDTVTDATEQQIQQAADDSIPTVWPLFWSFRIMVGCGFIMLFVFGAAFLQTYRKNITQKPWLLKAALWSIPLPWIAIEAGWFVAEYGRQPWAVGEILPVTVAASSQTVENLLTSLALIISLYTVFIIVESYLMITVAKKGPSSLKTARYHYEQNTTSLEAKLAQQVQQ, from the coding sequence ATGTTTGATGTAGTTGAATTGTCGCGTTTGCAGTTTGCGTTAACTGCTATGTTTCATTTTCTTTTCGTCCCTCTGACTATCGGTATGTCGTGCTTACTGGCGATCATGGAGTCGATCTATGTACTCACCGGTAAACAAATTTATCAAGACATGACTCGCTTCTGGGGCAAACTGTTCGGTATTAACTTTGCATTGGGTGTCACGACTGGTTTAACCATGGAGTTCCAGTTCGGCACCAACTGGTCTTATTATTCTCACTATGTCGGCGATATTTTCGGCGCACCTTTAGCCATCGAAGCGCTTGTCGCGTTCTTCTTAGAATCCACCTTTGTCGGCTTATTCTTTTTCGGTTGGGAAAGGCTATCGAAACGCCAACACCTTGTAGTGACTTGGCTGGTGGCTCTGGGCTCGAGCTTTTCTGCACTGTGGATTTTGGTTGCAAATGGTTGGATGCAAAATCCAATTGGATCAGAGTTCAATTACCAAACCATGCGTATGGAAATGACCAGCTTTGCCGAAGTGGTGCTCAACCCTGTCGCTCAAGTTAAATTCCTGCATACCGTGGCCTCAGCGTATACCTGTGGCTCGATGTTTATCCTTGGTGTGAGTTCATATTACTTACTGAAAGGTCGAGACATCGCATTTGCAAAACGTTCTTTCGCTGTGGCTGCATCTTTCGGAATAGCTTCTATCATTTCGGTAATCGTACTTGGCGATGAATCTGGTTATGAACTGGGTGATGTCCAAAAAGTAAAACTCGCAGCGATTGAAGCGGAATGGCACACCGAGCCTGCACCGGCTGCATTTACATTATTTGGTTTACCAAACCAAGAAGAAGGTAAAACCGACTTCGCGGTAAAAATCCCTTATGTGATGGGCATTATTGCAACGAGATCTTTGGATGAACAAGTGACGGGTTTACACGATTTGCGCGATCAGCACCTGGTCCGTATTCGCAACGGCATTATTGCATATGACTTGCTAGAGCGTTTGCGAGCGGGCGATACGTCTGATGAAACAGAACAAGCCTTCGACCAAACTAAGCACGACCTCGGTTATGGACTGCTACTCAAGCGTTACACCGATACCGTAACCGATGCGACTGAACAGCAAATCCAACAAGCGGCAGATGATTCCATTCCAACTGTCTGGCCACTTTTCTGGTCATTCCGAATCATGGTGGGTTGTGGCTTCATTATGTTGTTTGTCTTTGGTGCAGCCTTCCTGCAAACCTACCGTAAAAACATTACGCAAAAGCCTTGGTTACTGAAAGCAGCGCTATGGTCAATTCCATTGCCTTGGATTGCGATTGAAGCTGGCTGGTTTGTTGCGGAATACGGCCGTCAGCCTTGGGCTGTGGGTGAAATTCTTCCTGTGACGGTCGCGGCATCTTCGCAAACCGTTGAAAACCTGCTTACGTCTCTTGCTCTCATTATCAGCCTATATACCGTATTTATCATTGTTGAAAGTTACTTGATGATTACCGTTGCTAAAAAAGGTCCAAGCAGTTTAAAAACGGCTCGCTATCACTATGAACAAAATACAACTTCACTTGAAGCCAAATTGGCACAACAAGTTCAACAATAA
- a CDS encoding lytic polysaccharide monooxygenase, with protein MLSSVPSVANAHGWSEFPSARQNTCYEQGGVWSGTPPNAACAQAKDISGSYPFVQRNEYAKNIQDFNNINAVKAAIPDGTLCYANDSQKRGMGAPHTGWTRTELNTGTFEYVFNATAPHNPSFWEFYLTKPNADLSKGLAWGDLDLIQEVGNVPVSGGKYRINVTIPSDRSGDAILYVRWQRDDAAGEGFYNCSDITIAGGTTPPPEPGPEPDLVRGDLFVSDQFGTPEIGDTVKYDITNKYGEVARSFDIAIDALNVNDWARLLASEINGWHEEFKDGAIFIGDWHAEMQHYMYFQNDPSRNFFNSKDSRASGQLTLIDGGDGGVEPLKGDIYELVKSDNVVNAGDKVVIATSEAANLTQTQGSSVSIQNNGTASIMVDTTGITANETLSFMASSIESDSVETFTFEVIADDGGVTPDPDPTPDPDPTPDPTPDPGTWDSSATYLGGEVVTYSNQYWKAQWWIQGGTNPKATYENDQWGVWRPAN; from the coding sequence ATGCTATCGAGTGTGCCGTCAGTGGCAAACGCTCATGGTTGGTCTGAATTTCCAAGCGCACGTCAGAACACGTGTTACGAGCAAGGCGGGGTTTGGTCAGGTACACCACCAAATGCTGCATGTGCTCAAGCAAAAGATATTTCTGGTTCATACCCGTTCGTTCAACGTAACGAGTACGCGAAAAATATTCAAGATTTCAACAACATCAATGCTGTAAAAGCGGCGATTCCTGACGGCACTTTATGTTACGCCAATGATTCGCAAAAACGCGGCATGGGTGCACCTCATACAGGCTGGACTCGCACCGAGCTTAATACTGGTACATTTGAATATGTATTCAATGCGACTGCACCACACAACCCGTCATTCTGGGAATTCTACCTAACGAAACCAAACGCAGACCTGAGCAAAGGCCTAGCGTGGGGGGACTTAGATCTTATCCAAGAAGTGGGGAATGTTCCTGTAAGCGGTGGCAAATACCGTATCAACGTGACGATTCCTTCAGACCGCTCTGGTGACGCAATCTTATACGTACGTTGGCAACGTGACGATGCCGCGGGTGAAGGCTTCTACAACTGTTCTGACATCACTATCGCGGGTGGTACAACCCCTCCACCAGAGCCAGGTCCTGAGCCTGATCTAGTCCGTGGCGACCTGTTTGTTTCTGACCAGTTTGGTACGCCAGAAATTGGTGATACGGTTAAATACGACATAACCAACAAGTATGGTGAAGTAGCGCGTAGCTTCGACATCGCTATCGACGCTTTAAACGTTAATGATTGGGCTCGTTTGTTGGCTTCAGAAATTAATGGCTGGCATGAAGAGTTTAAGGATGGCGCGATCTTCATTGGTGACTGGCATGCTGAAATGCAGCACTACATGTACTTCCAAAACGATCCTTCTCGTAACTTCTTTAACTCAAAAGATAGCCGCGCTTCTGGTCAGTTAACGCTGATTGATGGTGGCGACGGTGGTGTTGAACCACTGAAAGGCGACATCTACGAGCTAGTGAAGAGTGACAACGTAGTGAATGCTGGCGACAAAGTTGTGATTGCAACAAGCGAAGCGGCAAATCTAACTCAGACACAAGGCTCTTCAGTAAGCATTCAAAATAACGGCACGGCTTCTATCATGGTTGATACCACGGGTATCACGGCTAATGAAACTTTGTCATTCATGGCTAGTTCTATTGAAAGTGACAGTGTTGAAACCTTCACGTTTGAAGTGATTGCTGATGACGGTGGCGTAACACCAGACCCAGATCCAACGCCGGATCCAGATCCGACTCCTGACCCTACGCCAGACCCAGGCACTTGGGACTCATCAGCAACTTACCTAGGCGGTGAAGTCGTGACTTACTCAAACCAGTATTGGAAAGCACAGTGGTGGATCCAAGGTGGTACAAACCCTAAAGCGACCTACGAAAATGATCAGTGGGGCGTGTGGCGTCCAGCTAACTAA
- a CDS encoding PLP-dependent aminotransferase family protein, which yields MKKSQILANTIKNQIEQNIWLSGEKIPSIRDACKRYKLSIETVLQAYQQLEDQGYVRSKPKSGYFVLPRRNVFTSEHAQQKVIKPYPVKISDLLYDVLQRAKDPSIIPLSSAFPDPALFPHQALSRSLANASRQMPDNSMLTNLPPGSETLRRQIAQRYQVQGLNVLPDDIVITSGAMEALNLCLQSCTEPGDLVAIEYPAFYGVLQAIERLNLTAVEIPTDPETGIDLDVLESVFASMDIKACWFMTESQNPVGYSMSDNNKQRLAELVNQHKIPMIEDDVYRELHVGNQSSLPAKAYDTGEQIMLCGSFSKSLSPGFRIGWVVARKQALKIQRLQHLSTLSSSIPIQLGLSHYLTFYSYDNHLKKLRKLLNERKKAHIALLESSLPSSAMVHKSQGGYFIWIELPHSVCVEKLYELALKQNISVAPGIIFSSDKKFSHHIRLNCSYACDDKIAEAIRTLGGLIQAMELQANSCS from the coding sequence ATGAAAAAATCACAGATACTCGCCAATACAATTAAGAATCAGATAGAGCAAAACATCTGGTTGAGTGGTGAGAAGATCCCATCAATTAGAGACGCATGTAAGCGCTATAAACTCAGTATCGAGACGGTGCTGCAGGCGTATCAACAGCTCGAAGACCAAGGCTATGTGCGCTCAAAGCCTAAGTCTGGCTATTTCGTGTTACCGCGTAGAAATGTATTCACCTCAGAACACGCGCAACAGAAAGTCATTAAGCCGTATCCCGTTAAAATCAGCGATCTGCTTTACGATGTACTTCAACGAGCCAAAGATCCTAGCATCATTCCACTGAGCTCGGCATTCCCAGATCCTGCTTTGTTTCCGCATCAAGCATTGTCGCGCAGTTTAGCTAATGCTAGTCGTCAAATGCCAGATAACAGCATGCTCACTAATTTACCGCCAGGCAGTGAAACGTTACGCAGGCAAATCGCCCAACGCTATCAAGTTCAAGGTTTGAACGTCCTACCTGACGATATCGTGATTACTTCTGGAGCTATGGAAGCCCTAAATTTATGTCTGCAATCTTGCACGGAGCCGGGTGATTTAGTCGCGATAGAGTATCCTGCGTTTTACGGAGTGTTACAGGCTATTGAAAGACTAAACCTCACTGCCGTAGAGATTCCAACTGACCCTGAAACTGGTATAGATTTAGATGTGTTGGAATCGGTGTTCGCTTCAATGGACATCAAAGCGTGCTGGTTTATGACAGAATCGCAAAACCCAGTGGGTTATTCGATGAGTGATAACAACAAGCAGCGATTGGCCGAGTTGGTGAATCAACATAAGATCCCGATGATTGAAGACGATGTGTATCGAGAACTGCACGTCGGTAATCAAAGCTCATTGCCTGCTAAAGCCTATGACACTGGCGAGCAAATCATGTTGTGTGGTTCGTTTTCCAAATCATTGTCGCCCGGCTTTCGAATCGGTTGGGTAGTTGCAAGGAAACAAGCGTTAAAGATTCAGAGATTGCAGCACCTTTCGACGCTCTCAAGCAGTATTCCTATCCAACTTGGACTGTCTCACTACCTGACGTTTTACAGTTATGACAACCATCTTAAAAAACTTCGCAAGCTTTTGAATGAAAGGAAGAAGGCACATATTGCATTGTTAGAATCTAGCTTACCTTCAAGTGCGATGGTGCATAAAAGCCAAGGTGGCTACTTCATTTGGATAGAGTTGCCTCACTCTGTTTGTGTTGAGAAGCTGTATGAGTTAGCCCTTAAACAAAACATCTCTGTCGCACCGGGAATCATATTTAGCAGTGACAAAAAATTCTCTCATCACATTCGTCTCAACTGTTCGTACGCTTGTGACGACAAAATAGCAGAAGCCATTCGAACGCTAGGCGGCTTGATTCAGGCAATGGAATTGCAAGCCAATAGTTGCAGCTAA
- a CDS encoding DUF6559 family protein, with product MFRYIQRRRIKKVIKLLSARLVKSYGSRDFFSIGQVETSSRELSKRQQQIALALFADPQDLDVELVPTIQLLRNDVSNDFFGGEDYTARDVLNLLGGSGWKGGCMDDDMSHRMGMHSRY from the coding sequence GTGTTTAGATATATTCAGCGACGAAGGATCAAAAAGGTTATTAAGCTACTGTCTGCAAGGTTGGTAAAGAGCTATGGAAGCCGTGACTTTTTCTCGATTGGTCAGGTAGAAACGAGTTCTCGTGAATTGAGTAAGCGCCAACAACAAATCGCATTGGCTTTGTTTGCTGATCCGCAAGATTTAGATGTTGAATTGGTTCCCACTATCCAACTGTTACGTAATGATGTGTCTAACGACTTCTTCGGCGGCGAAGACTACACCGCACGTGATGTGCTCAACCTCTTGGGTGGAAGCGGCTGGAAGGGCGGTTGTATGGACGACGACATGTCACATCGCATGGGCATGCATAGCCGTTATTAA